AAATTTTGGGCAGAAGTTAAAAATGACTCCTCGGATAAGGAGACATTGAAGTTATCAGGCCTGCCAGTTACAAGTGAGGAGGTCAGCTATGTACAAAAGACTCTGCCACTTTTTACTCATGCCAGTGAAGATCGTTATAAAGACCTTTTTGCCGACCTTAGAAGACAGGGCAAAACAGAGCCAACGTATGTGACCTTGATGTTTTTGAGCACGATATTGGCAACGGTCGGGCTTTTTTTGAATAGTGCTTCTGTCGTGATTGGTGCAATGTTGCTGGCTCCTTTGATGCAGCCAATTGTGTCGACAGCGATGGGTGTACTTCGCAATGATCAAAGTTTACTGTTTGGCTCAATGCGAACGGTGTTGATTGGGGTGTTGATCGGACTGTTAAGTGCGGCTGCCATCGCTTTTGTCTTGCCGCTCGAAAATTTGACGGACGAGATTTCTGCAAGGCTCAGCCCCTCTCTTTTAGATTTGATTGTTGCACTGGCATCAGGCGTGGCGGCTGCTTATGCTCAAAATAATGAAAAAATTGTCGGCTCACTTGCAGGGGTGTCGATTGCTGTTGCTCTGGTGCCACCGCTTGCGACTGCAGGTATCGGGCTGGGGTGGATGAACATGGATATATTCTATCCGGCACTTTTGCTGTTTATCACTAACTTTGTGGGCATTGTCTTCGCTGCATCACTGACCTTTCTTATTATGGGCTTTTCACCGATCAAGCGTGCCAAGAAGGGGTTGACTTATGCTTTGGTTATTTCGCTGATCGTTGCCATTCCGCTCTATCTTTCGTTTGCAACGATGGCTCTTGACTCTAAAATTCTATCTGCTTTGGAGCAGAAGGGGTATGTGGTTTCAGGTAAAACGGTACAGATTGAAAATGTTGTTCTTAAGCACGCGGATATGCTGACGATTGTGAAGTGCGATTTTATCGTTCAAGAGACGTTGAGCCAGGAAGAGCTGGAGGAGTTTAAAGAGACTTTGCAGGCAGAACTCGATATGCCGCTTGTTCTGGAAGTGGTTCAGAGAGTTCGTTTTTGATCTGGATATTGAAAATAGATTGCAGTTTCATTGGAGTGATTTATGGGTGCAACCGTTATAACGAGGCAGTGATCACAGATATAACGAGTTAATGATCACAGTGGTTTCCTGTTATCAACGGCACAATGCACCGTAAGTGACTATGAAAATTAAGAGAATGCCATGAAAAACTATATTATCAGCACTATGCTTATCATCATGAGCTTGACTTTGATAGGGTGCGGGGGCAATGGTGAGGGGGCTGGAAACAGTGCGACCCTCACATGGACGGCTCCAACAACTCGCATGGATGGAAGTTTTGTTCCTATGAGTGAAATTGCTGGTTATAGGGTGTATATGGGTGCAACACCCGATTCGATAACGCTTGTGGATGAAGTGGTTGATCCATACACGATGGAGTATCAATTCAGCGCTCTTGATAGTGGAACTTACTACTTTTCAGTCACTGCATTGGATACGGATGATCAGGAGAGTGATATTCCTGAGCCTGTAAGTAAAACATTCATATAACCTAAATTTGGAAACAGGTATACTCAAAGTTAAGTCTTGTTCCTGATAAAGGGTTCATATTAACTTTTCACGCTTTTTAGCATTGTTGAGTATATACACTGAGTTTATGAAAAAACTCGCATTCCTGATATTGATCTTTTTATTGCCTGATGTGCACGCAGGTGAAGTGCGAGTCGCTGTGGCTGCTAATTTTCTTGCGACGCTTAAAGCATTAGCACCTGAATATGAAGCGCAAAGTGGCCATAAATTGATTATCAGCGGCGCTTCCAGTGGCAAGCTTTATGCTCATATTTTAAATGGCGCACCCTATGATGTACTACTCTCTGCGG
The genomic region above belongs to Gammaproteobacteria bacterium and contains:
- a CDS encoding TIGR00341 family protein; this encodes MNSVTENVYFIYGKQCESILETVSKSQYAALLNTVFIDDFLKDEAVVDSDRVIICGDTSEVKQVLDRACEHGFSVAFLAQKNQNTLRSTFEIPKNIDESLKVALESEPKPLDLLYANNDIVLWGAVVGDAPPLTYSSAAYKQTSLRERYKLLINSCKKLKHLKQNKVKLTTGKGQEVNTAASGVVIIEHDNHTGAASIVQEYLSVNDGKLSALLLSPASIADYLYYLYVSIFKKSKNTSFPDSVGFIKSESLRIESSPALDVMVDGEQVTQTPVEFAVKKQAVKFIASEKFWAEVKNDSSDKETLKLSGLPVTSEEVSYVQKTLPLFTHASEDRYKDLFADLRRQGKTEPTYVTLMFLSTILATVGLFLNSASVVIGAMLLAPLMQPIVSTAMGVLRNDQSLLFGSMRTVLIGVLIGLLSAAAIAFVLPLENLTDEISARLSPSLLDLIVALASGVAAAYAQNNEKIVGSLAGVSIAVALVPPLATAGIGLGWMNMDIFYPALLLFITNFVGIVFAASLTFLIMGFSPIKRAKKGLTYALVISLIVAIPLYLSFATMALDSKILSALEQKGYVVSGKTVQIENVVLKHADMLTIVKCDFIVQETLSQEELEEFKETLQAELDMPLVLEVVQRVRF
- a CDS encoding fibronectin type III domain-containing protein, whose product is MKNYIISTMLIIMSLTLIGCGGNGEGAGNSATLTWTAPTTRMDGSFVPMSEIAGYRVYMGATPDSITLVDEVVDPYTMEYQFSALDSGTYYFSVTALDTDDQESDIPEPVSKTFI